The Rhododendron vialii isolate Sample 1 chromosome 8a, ASM3025357v1 genome has a window encoding:
- the LOC131298100 gene encoding uncharacterized protein LOC131298100, which yields MAMDIENRSSPIEFPYWSPLRRHYDPDALFFAPGNIERELLAKQVALDVSEDEKQQLQTMEDVENREVFCPIVGCGARLNTLDVFEDHYNARHTASCSTCSRAYPTSRLLSIHVSEAHDSFFQAKVARGYAMYECLVEGCGMKLKSYKSRQQHLVDKHKFPASFEFLKKTHPSKKQRQKSQRKQSGQRMEEDSSSMQVEQETIDGLVSAVSKLTTSDTSPSSISFGRRHTRGLTFVPRSVQRERKLDSSPAGTMR from the exons ATGGCGATGGATATAGAGAACAGATCATCACCGATAGAGTTTCCGTACTGGTCTCCGCTACGTCGGCACTACGATCCCGATGCTCTTTTCTTTGCACCTGGAAACATTGAAAGAGAGCTTCTAGCCAAACAG GTTGCATTGGATGTTAGTGAGGATGAAAAGCAACAGCTTCAAACTATGGAAGATGTTGAAAACAG GGAAGTATTTTGTCCAATTGTGGGTTGTGGTGCTCGTTTGAATACTCTAGATGTCTTTGAAGATCACTACAATGCACGGCACACTGCATCTTGCTCAACTTGTTCAAGAGCGTACCCAACATCACGCCTTCTCAGCATACATGTTTCTGAAGCACATGATTCTTTCTTTCAAGCAAAAGTTGCTCGTGGCTATGCTATG TATGAATGCCTGGTCGAGGGCTGTGGAATGAAGCTGAAGAGCTACAAAAGCAGGCAGCAGCATCTTGTAGACAAGCATAAATTCCCTGCTTCATTCGAGTTTCTAAAGAAAACACACCCGTCGAAGAAACAGAGGCAGAAGTCCCAACGAAAACAATCAGGTCAGAGGATGGAGGAGGATTCAAGTTCAATGCAAGTAGAACAAGAAACCATAGATGGTCTTGTTTCGGCAGTATCTAAACTGACAACGTCAGACACTTCTCCGTCATCCATCAGCTTTGGCCGTCGGCACACTCGTGGCCTTACGTTTGTCCCTCGGTCTGTTCAGCGCGAAAGAAAGCTGGATTCCTCGCCTGCAGGAACAATGAGATAG
- the LOC131335676 gene encoding protein transport protein Sec61 subunit gamma, whose amino-acid sequence MDALDSVFDPLREFAKDSVRLVKRCHKPDRKEFTKVAFRTAIGFVVMGFVGFFVKLIFIPINNIIVGSS is encoded by the exons ATGGACGCCTTGGACTCCGTATTCGATCCACTCAGAGAGTTCGCCAAGGACAGCGTTCGCCTCGTCAAAAGGTGCCACAAGCCCGATCGCAAAG AATTCACGAAGGTCGCGTTCCGTACGGCGATCGGATTCGTGGTGATGGGGTTCGTTGGGTTCTTCGTCAAGCTCATCTTCATCCCCATTAACAACATCATCGTCGGATCTAGTTAA
- the LOC131335677 gene encoding large ribosomal subunit protein bL27c produces MGSSDVARSGLSSSRVPPYYGGPLLHPSSTSKQISFYTVPPPSQKEHSGLVNAAHFSPVSSNPKDSGLVRSRMAATMAVSTSLLAAFKGLSVSSTSSSSFLRGEFGSINLGVKLSPKTKNTLTITCAHKKGAGSTKNGRDSKGQRLGVKIYGDQVAKPGSIIIRQRGTKFHPGKNVGLGKDYTIWSLIDGLVKFEKFGPDKKKVSVYPYEPKPENPNSYRVRKRDAFRKQRERRKARREGKVLQSQIILASADEAAENNPIG; encoded by the exons ATGGGTTCCAGTGACGTGGCACGATCAGGGCTTTCTTCATCCAGAGTCCCACCATACTACGGTGGTCCCTTATTACATCCTTCGTCTACGTCCAAACAGATAAGCTTTTACACTGTCCCTCCTCCTTCACAGAAAGAACACTCTGGTCTGGTTAACGCTGCACATTTCTCTCCGGTAAGCTCAAACCCTAAGGACTCTGGTCTTGTTCGCAGCAGAATGGCGGCGACGATGGCTGTGAGTACGAGTCTACTCGCTGCTTTTAAAGGACTGTCGGTTTCTTCGACCTCGTCTTCCTCTTTTCTGAGAGGAGAATTCGGATCGATCAATTTGGGGGTTAAGCTCTCTCCGAAGACGAAAAATACACTGACTATCACGTGCGCGCACAAGAAAGGAGCAGGGAGTACTAAGAACGGCCGAGATTCGAAAGGGCAGAGGCTCGGCGTTAAGATTTACGGCGATCAGGTTGCCAAGCCTGGCTCAATCATTATTCGGCAGCGCGGAACAAAG TTCCACCCAGGCAAGAATGTTGGGCTTGGCAAGGATTACACCATCTGGTCCTTGATTGATGGACTCGTCAAATTTGAGAAGTTTGGTCCAGACAAGAAAAAG GTGAGTGTGTATCCATATGAACCGAAGCCTGAAAACCCTAACAGTTACAGAGTAAGGAAGCGAGACGCTTTCAGAAAACAGCGCGAGCGCCGAAAAGCAAGAAGGGAAGGCAAAGTTCTCCAATCTCAGATTATACTAGCTTCGGCTGATGAAGCTGCGGAAAACAATCCGATTGGCTGA
- the LOC131298130 gene encoding uncharacterized protein LOC131298130, translated as MSTSHGEYQSSGMLSRDQLLHLFDRFSFLTSQPEVKKRIADAVDDKQEAVAVTTELQEEIFLEMGVDPRFGLACLGKVNMAYESDQDLMVHFYRFVVQEEMACEEAELGPDQFSKKLQMQHKLQEQQLEMLKHMRKFHLDDQSAILDKLHQQTDSDSVASVLSAEQIQDIVRRRVTPLFKPR; from the exons ATGTCAACCTCACATGGCGAGTACCAGAGCTCAGGAATGCTCTCCAGAGACCAATTGCTTCATCTCTTCGATCGCTTCTCCTTCCTCACCTCCCAACCTG AAGTGAAGAAACGGATTGCGGACGCTGTGGACGACAAACAG GAAGCAGTTGCTGTGACCACGGAACTCCAGGAGGAGATATTTTTGGAGATGGGAGTTG ATCCAAGGTTTGGTCTAGCTTGCTTGGGGAAAGTAAATATGGCCTACGAGAGTGATCAAGATTTGATGGTTCACTTTTATAGATTCGTAGTGCA GGAAGAGATGGCTTGCGAGGAAGCTGAGCTTGGACCAGACCAATTCTCTAAGAAACTGCAAATGCAACATAAACTACAAGAACAG CAACTGGAGATGCTAAAACACATGCGCAAATTTCACTTGGATGACCAGTCTGCGATCCTTGACAAG TTGCACCAGCAGACGGACTCTGATAGTGTGGCATCAGTTCTTTCGGCGGAGCAGATCCAGGATATTGTCCGGAGAAGGGTAACACCTTTATTTAAGCCGAGGTAG